The proteins below come from a single Caldanaerobius fijiensis DSM 17918 genomic window:
- a CDS encoding M1 family metallopeptidase, translating into MLKNRKFIAIAVILIIASSFLVYHSFTISRNNTYEITAIFDPVNKTITAVQKTFYVNKSDVTFGELFFHIYPNAFSSEKTAPFLPDEFYKAYPEGFAPGWIQIKSVRISGKNVPFKVEGKDNTILKLSLLRPLKSGKSIPIYISYVIKLPPSVGRFGYGRYTYNITNWYPIACVYDDKGWHKDPYYILGDPFYSDVANYRVLLRAPAGYVVASTGDIKSISIDGDIKSWSIVAENVRDFAMIISNKFKVVSEKVDGITVKSYYFSQDDFGRRALKYARDALKFFSEYIGPYPYKQYSVVQADFYVGGMEYPNLVMIDGDLYTRSNIFDMEYVIAHETAHQWWYGIVGNDEVNEAWLDEGLTEYSTILYLERYYGKSIADNVFSKAIERPFEEFIASAKNTCTLRSLPQFERWEDYINLTYNKGAVMYSRLRKLVGDNIFNQILREYYSEYRYKNATTQDLIDVATKVYGKDLGGFFQEWLY; encoded by the coding sequence ATGTTGAAAAATCGAAAGTTTATCGCTATAGCTGTCATTTTGATCATCGCCTCATCGTTTTTAGTTTATCATAGTTTCACTATATCTCGCAACAATACATACGAGATAACGGCTATCTTTGATCCAGTTAATAAGACTATAACAGCGGTTCAAAAAACTTTTTATGTAAATAAATCAGATGTTACTTTTGGAGAGTTATTTTTTCATATATATCCTAATGCTTTTAGCAGTGAAAAAACGGCACCTTTTTTACCTGATGAGTTTTATAAGGCGTATCCAGAGGGGTTTGCCCCAGGATGGATACAAATAAAATCGGTAAGAATTAGCGGTAAAAATGTTCCTTTTAAAGTGGAAGGCAAGGATAATACGATTTTAAAATTAAGCCTTTTAAGGCCATTGAAAAGTGGGAAATCCATACCTATATACATCTCTTATGTAATAAAGCTTCCGCCATCGGTAGGGCGCTTTGGATACGGCAGGTATACCTATAATATTACTAACTGGTACCCCATAGCCTGTGTTTACGATGATAAAGGGTGGCATAAAGACCCTTATTACATTTTAGGAGATCCTTTTTACAGCGATGTAGCAAATTACAGAGTATTGCTTAGAGCTCCTGCTGGTTATGTTGTAGCTTCTACGGGTGATATAAAGAGCATATCAATTGATGGGGATATAAAAAGCTGGTCTATTGTAGCAGAAAACGTGAGGGATTTTGCCATGATCATAAGCAATAAGTTCAAGGTGGTTTCAGAAAAAGTAGATGGCATCACAGTTAAGAGCTATTATTTTTCTCAAGATGATTTTGGCAGAAGGGCATTGAAATATGCCAGAGATGCGCTAAAGTTTTTTAGTGAGTATATAGGGCCATATCCATACAAGCAGTATTCGGTGGTTCAGGCAGATTTTTATGTAGGGGGTATGGAGTACCCCAATCTGGTCATGATTGATGGTGACTTGTATACCAGATCTAATATATTTGATATGGAATACGTAATCGCCCATGAAACGGCTCATCAGTGGTGGTACGGTATTGTGGGGAATGATGAGGTCAATGAGGCGTGGCTTGATGAGGGCCTTACTGAGTACAGTACCATTTTATATTTAGAAAGATATTATGGGAAATCCATCGCTGATAACGTATTTTCAAAAGCTATAGAGAGGCCTTTTGAGGAGTTTATAGCGTCTGCCAAAAACACGTGCACTTTAAGATCCCTGCCGCAATTCGAAAGGTGGGAGGATTACATCAACCTTACATACAATAAAGGGGCTGTAATGTATAGCCGCTTGAGGAAACTGGTAGGTGATAATATCTTTAATCAAATATTGAGAGAATATTATAGTGAGTATAGATATAAAAATGCCACGACACAAGATCTTATTGACGTGGCTACAAAGGTATATGGAAAAGATCTGGGTGGATTTTTTCAGGAATGGCTGTATTAG
- a CDS encoding ATP-binding protein, with product MNREIALQIMREYEKKQDDIARDIKRKTQEVYSKIPLIEKIDRELSRSSLYFIKSAFHNPERSKEYVIELKKKINQLKQKKIQLLIANGFPADYLQPKYQCSDCRDTGFIQGKKCHCYKRRLVEICYEKSNLKDVLKTHNFENFKLDYYSDTVDPEHGISPRQNMEDILQKVHRYIENFDKSDDYNFLFYGKSGLGKTFLSYCIAKELLDRGYVVLYLTATDLFDILRTYKINDDDYTDERIQLIFDSDLLILDDLGTEPFTGFNMQELFNVINKRQLQGKKMIVSTNLTLDEIVSFYPERIYSRLLGNFKQFYFFGEDIRLKKRDI from the coding sequence TTGAACAGAGAAATAGCCTTGCAGATAATGCGTGAATACGAAAAAAAGCAGGACGATATAGCCCGCGATATAAAGAGAAAAACTCAGGAGGTATATTCAAAAATCCCTTTGATCGAAAAAATTGATAGGGAACTTTCAAGGTCTTCGCTGTATTTTATAAAAAGCGCTTTCCATAACCCTGAGAGATCAAAAGAATACGTCATTGAGCTGAAAAAGAAAATAAACCAGCTCAAACAAAAAAAGATTCAGCTGCTTATAGCCAATGGATTCCCCGCTGACTATCTCCAACCTAAATATCAGTGCAGCGATTGTCGCGACACTGGCTTTATTCAAGGGAAAAAGTGCCATTGTTATAAGCGCCGATTGGTCGAAATTTGCTATGAAAAATCCAACTTAAAAGATGTCCTAAAAACCCATAATTTTGAAAACTTTAAGCTGGATTATTACTCAGATACTGTTGACCCAGAACATGGTATATCGCCGCGACAAAACATGGAAGATATATTACAAAAGGTTCACAGATACATAGAAAATTTCGACAAAAGTGATGACTACAACTTTCTCTTTTACGGCAAATCGGGACTTGGCAAGACATTTTTATCATACTGCATCGCAAAAGAACTTCTGGACAGAGGATACGTGGTGCTGTATCTGACAGCCACTGATTTATTTGACATTTTAAGGACATATAAAATAAACGACGATGACTATACTGATGAACGCATACAGTTGATATTTGACAGCGACCTTCTCATACTGGACGATCTGGGCACAGAGCCCTTTACAGGCTTCAACATGCAAGAACTATTTAACGTCATAAACAAAAGACAGCTCCAGGGCAAAAAGATGATCGTGTCTACAAATCTAACGCTGGACGAAATCGTGTCTTTTTACCCTGAAAGGATTTACTCAAGGCTTCTTGGAAACTTCAAACAATTTTATTTCTTTGGAGAGGACATAAGGCTGAAAAAAAGAGACATTTAA
- a CDS encoding DnaD domain protein: protein MLTFRFQDPDGYGITPVDNLFIDYYMVHAPGDFVKVYLLALKYCYTGQNKISNAMLASKLDLLESDVVKAWEYWSDNGLVNIIKLPSDKEDNTIIEFIDPKYAVKLKPGTDKLISGMDKPEIKQVFETIEKIVGRPLSPKEMEMYLDWIDEYSMSPEVIIMLVQYCISKNVHSLKYMEAVAQSWHDNGIRTLDDVEAYLKKEEQTYINYKKILRFLGLDDSEIMEVHKEYMSKWLNEMGFDLDVILEACKACTLNINKPNFSYIDKVLTSWAREGIKTIEDYKKRAPQLLKPDKSNNTRSAEFQVPKNYFNSYKDQRKYNVAELEKKLLARSRSEEP from the coding sequence ATGCTGACGTTTAGATTTCAGGATCCTGATGGCTACGGCATAACTCCCGTTGATAATCTCTTCATTGATTATTATATGGTACACGCTCCCGGCGATTTCGTAAAAGTATACCTTTTAGCGTTAAAGTATTGCTACACCGGGCAAAACAAAATCTCCAACGCTATGCTGGCCAGCAAGTTAGATCTTCTAGAAAGCGATGTCGTTAAGGCCTGGGAATATTGGTCTGACAACGGCCTGGTCAATATCATAAAATTACCTTCTGACAAAGAAGATAACACTATAATAGAGTTTATCGACCCGAAATATGCAGTAAAGTTAAAGCCGGGAACAGATAAGCTCATCAGCGGGATGGATAAACCGGAAATTAAACAGGTCTTTGAGACCATCGAGAAAATTGTCGGCAGGCCTCTTTCACCAAAGGAAATGGAGATGTACCTGGACTGGATAGATGAATATTCTATGTCCCCTGAAGTAATTATTATGTTGGTACAATACTGCATATCTAAGAACGTGCATTCGCTAAAATATATGGAGGCAGTGGCCCAAAGCTGGCATGACAATGGCATCAGGACTCTTGATGATGTAGAAGCCTACCTTAAAAAAGAAGAGCAGACATACATAAATTACAAAAAGATATTGCGATTCTTAGGATTAGACGACAGTGAAATCATGGAAGTTCATAAAGAATACATGTCAAAATGGCTCAATGAAATGGGATTTGACCTGGATGTAATACTGGAAGCCTGCAAGGCATGTACGCTTAATATAAATAAGCCTAATTTCAGTTATATCGACAAGGTGTTAACCTCATGGGCACGAGAAGGCATTAAAACCATAGAAGACTACAAAAAGCGAGCACCGCAACTATTAAAACCGGATAAAAGCAATAATACCAGAAGTGCCGAATTTCAAGTTCCTAAGAATTATTTTAATAGCTACAAAGACCAGCGTAAGTACAATGTAGCCGAATTAGAAAAAAAATTGTTAGCCAGGAGCAGGAGTGAAGAGCCTTGA
- a CDS encoding peptidoglycan DD-metalloendopeptidase family protein translates to MDYQKRFYFFLTSLAVALIAGIYFMSTSFAYGVYANGKLIAVVKDKNTVDRVFNDVKNQLKKEYGIDVAFEGDIGYKRLLSRKVTDYNELKKNLLKSLGYKIKGVEIYVDGKSIGIVKNAQVARDVFVDLLKPYAIKKSEGKISGYYIKEKVSFKTRYVDLSEIVSKDEVLDLLKNGVKEAVEVYTVKEGDSLWSIARNFDTYVDTIKKYNPGITENLKPGDTLKLGQEKKYITVVTTQTLKEEREIPHDVKVTYDSNAPYGSVAIKQNGENGKKIVEVVAVMENGVKVAEKIINETIIKNPVTKIIVKGTNRMVATGTFLYPSRGGISSRFGMRWGRMHTGVDIAATYGSPVEASDGGRVVFAGWESGYGKLIKIDHGNGFVTYYGHLSSILVKVGQKVAKGDVIGKVGTTGRVTGPHLHFEVRKNGVPQNPLKYIN, encoded by the coding sequence ATGGATTATCAAAAGAGGTTTTATTTTTTTCTGACGAGTTTAGCGGTAGCTTTGATTGCAGGCATATACTTTATGAGTACATCGTTTGCCTACGGTGTTTATGCCAATGGTAAGCTTATAGCGGTGGTTAAAGACAAGAATACGGTTGACAGGGTATTTAACGATGTAAAAAACCAGTTAAAAAAAGAATACGGCATTGATGTGGCGTTTGAGGGCGATATAGGTTATAAGAGATTATTGAGCAGAAAAGTTACAGATTATAATGAGCTGAAGAAAAATTTGCTAAAATCTCTGGGTTATAAGATTAAAGGTGTTGAAATATATGTTGATGGCAAGAGCATAGGTATTGTTAAAAACGCCCAGGTTGCCAGAGATGTATTTGTAGACCTCTTAAAGCCTTATGCTATAAAAAAATCAGAAGGTAAGATCAGCGGTTACTACATAAAGGAAAAGGTATCTTTTAAGACAAGGTATGTGGATCTATCTGAAATTGTCAGCAAAGATGAGGTATTGGATCTTCTGAAAAACGGTGTTAAAGAGGCTGTAGAGGTGTACACAGTAAAAGAAGGAGACTCGCTGTGGTCCATAGCCAGGAATTTTGATACATATGTGGATACTATAAAGAAGTATAACCCGGGGATTACCGAAAACCTGAAGCCAGGAGACACTTTAAAATTGGGGCAGGAAAAAAAGTATATTACGGTGGTGACGACTCAGACCTTAAAGGAGGAAAGGGAAATACCCCATGATGTAAAAGTTACTTATGATTCTAACGCGCCTTATGGTTCTGTGGCGATCAAACAGAACGGGGAAAATGGCAAAAAAATAGTCGAGGTAGTGGCAGTAATGGAAAATGGCGTAAAAGTCGCCGAAAAAATTATTAATGAAACGATAATAAAGAATCCTGTGACAAAAATTATTGTGAAAGGTACCAATCGCATGGTGGCTACGGGCACGTTTTTGTACCCTTCCAGAGGCGGTATATCCTCTCGCTTTGGCATGAGATGGGGGAGGATGCATACAGGTGTTGATATAGCGGCTACTTATGGTTCTCCGGTAGAGGCTTCAGATGGCGGTAGAGTAGTATTTGCAGGTTGGGAATCTGGTTATGGCAAACTTATAAAAATCGATCATGGGAATGGCTTTGTGACTTATTACGGGCACTTAAGTTCCATACTGGTTAAGGTGGGGCAAAAGGTAGCTAAAGGGGACGTCATTGGAAAGGTAGGTACCACAGGTCGTGTGACAGGGCCACATCTGCATTTTGAAGTGAGAAAAAATGGGGTACCTCAGAACCCATTAAAATACATAAATTAA